A window from Drosophila kikkawai strain 14028-0561.14 chromosome 2L, DkikHiC1v2, whole genome shotgun sequence encodes these proteins:
- the LOC108078523 gene encoding ubiquitin-conjugating enzyme E2 W isoform X1, with translation MLKLFKKSKDKIPKSEIITEPNEPRTPPVSKCGKPLQLDNCRRERRLHKELMSLIKEPPPGVTVDTESVQQNLSEWKINIKGFEGTLYEGEDFQLLFKFNNKYPFDSPEVTFIGTNIPVHPHVYSNGHICLSILTEDWSPALSVQSVCLSIASMLSSCREKKRPPDNTLYVKTCNKNPKKTKWWYHDDSV, from the exons ATGCTAAAGTTATTCAAAAAGTCGAAAGACAAAATACCCAAGTCGGAGATCATAACCGAACCCAATGAGCCCAGGACCCCACCGGTCTCCAAATGCGGCAAGCCGCTGCAGCTGGACAACTGTCGGCGGGAG CGCCGCCTGCACAAAGAGCTGATGTCCTTGATCAAGGAGCCGCCACCGGGCGTAACCGTCGACACCGAGAGCGTACAGCAAAATTTATCCGA AtggaaaataaacattaagggTTTCGAGGGCACTCTTTACGAGGGCGAGGACTTCCAGCTGCTGTTTAAATTCAACAATAAATATCCCTTCGACTCGCCAGAG GTAACCTTCATCGGCACCAATATACCTGTGCATCCACATGTCTACAGCAATGGACACATCTGCCTCTCCATTCTGACCGAGGACTGGTCGCCGGCGCTGTCCGTGCAGTCCGTGTGCCTTAGCATAGCCTCCATGTTGAGCAGTTGCCGCGAGAAGAAGCGTCCTCCGGACAACACTCTCTACGTAAAGACCTGCAATAAGAATCCCAAAAAGACTAAGTGGTGGTATCAcg ACGATTCTGTTTAG
- the LOC108078523 gene encoding ubiquitin-conjugating enzyme E2 W isoform X2, whose product MSTMSPSERRLHKELMSLIKEPPPGVTVDTESVQQNLSEWKINIKGFEGTLYEGEDFQLLFKFNNKYPFDSPEVTFIGTNIPVHPHVYSNGHICLSILTEDWSPALSVQSVCLSIASMLSSCREKKRPPDNTLYVKTCNKNPKKTKWWYHDDSV is encoded by the exons CGCCGCCTGCACAAAGAGCTGATGTCCTTGATCAAGGAGCCGCCACCGGGCGTAACCGTCGACACCGAGAGCGTACAGCAAAATTTATCCGA AtggaaaataaacattaagggTTTCGAGGGCACTCTTTACGAGGGCGAGGACTTCCAGCTGCTGTTTAAATTCAACAATAAATATCCCTTCGACTCGCCAGAG GTAACCTTCATCGGCACCAATATACCTGTGCATCCACATGTCTACAGCAATGGACACATCTGCCTCTCCATTCTGACCGAGGACTGGTCGCCGGCGCTGTCCGTGCAGTCCGTGTGCCTTAGCATAGCCTCCATGTTGAGCAGTTGCCGCGAGAAGAAGCGTCCTCCGGACAACACTCTCTACGTAAAGACCTGCAATAAGAATCCCAAAAAGACTAAGTGGTGGTATCAcg ACGATTCTGTTTAG
- the Mat1 gene encoding CDK-activating kinase assembly factor MAT1 — MDDQACPRCKTTKYRNPSLKLMVNVCGHTLCESCVDLLFLKGSGACPECMVPLRRNNFRVQLFEDPMVEKEVDIRRRILRDYNKREEDFESLEEYNDYLEEIEDIVYNLCNNIEIIETNKRIEAYKRDNREVIQRNKTRVGRDEHALEEMLELERVQEEARKKELEELENEHKKKKARDKQALIEELMYSGKDAAQIVTEFAEKAEKQRAEEKQLPPPKPANEFSTGIKFGQTADPTLLPVPKSEEGPLFVYEPLIAVTDGPDPPETSDIESMGYTSHIRSETPQENAGGFTSALACERALQEALQGLYYTPNAGVPAGGI, encoded by the coding sequence ATGGACGACCAGGCGTGCCCGCGGTGCAAGACCACCAAGTACCGCAACCCGTCGCTGAAGTTGATGGTCAACGTTTGCGGACACACTTTATGCGAGTCCTGCGTGGACCTGCTCTTCTTGAAGGGATCTGGTGCCTGCCCAGAGTGCATGGTTCCCCTGCGCAGGAACAACTTCCGTGTGCAGCTCTTTGAGGATCCCATGGTGGAGAAGGAGGTGGATATCAGGCGTCGCATTCTGCGAGACTATAACAAACGGGAGGAGGACTTTGAGTCGCTGGAGGAGTACAACGACTACCTGGAGGAGATCGAGGATATTGTGTACAATCTGTGCAACAACATTGAGATCATAGAGACTAACAAGCGCATCGAGGCCTACAAGCGCGATAACCGCGAGGTTATACAGCGAAACAAGACGCGCGTCGGGCGCGATGAGCACGCGCTGGAGGAGATGCTGGAACTGGAGCGCGTGCAGGAGGAGGCGCGCAAGAAGGAGCTCGAGGAGCTGGAGAACGAgcacaagaagaagaaggccCGGGATAAGCAGGCTCTTATCGAGGAGCTGATGTACAGCGGTAAGGATGCCGCGCAAATCGTCACAGAGTTCGCCGAGAAGGCGGAGAAGCAGCGTGCGGAGGAGAAGCAACTACCGCCGCCGAAGCCGGCCAACGAGTTCTCTACGGGCATCAAGTTTGGTCAGACCGCGGATCCCACTCTGCTGCCCGTGCCCAAGTCGGAGGAGGGTCCGCTGTTCGTCTACGAGCCCCTGATTGCCGTCACCGATGGTCCTGACCCGCCAGAAACCAGCGATATCGAATCTATGGGCTATACATCGCACATACGCTCAGAGACGCCGCAGGAGAACGCCGGCGGCTTCACCTCTGCCCTTGCCTGCGAGCGGGCGCTCCAAGAGGCGCTGCAGGGTCTTTACTACACGCCCAATGCGGGCGTGCCAGCAGGAGGAATCTGA